A region of the Mycoavidus sp. HKI genome:
CTAGGAGATAATTTATAAAATGCTTTAAATTGTTGTATTAGCAAGTAACTGTATCGACTAATGCTGATAGTCGATACAGACTAAACTGTGATGCAAAGTGGGTGTATATATCAGGTCAATGTTTTCCGGCTGGTATAGAGTGTTCAGGTGACCCGCTCCGCGATCCGCTACTCTGCGATCCTGCCCATGATCCAGCTCTTGAACCTAGTGGTGATAGAGTCAGATCGGGTAGCAGGTTAGAGTTGTCTAAAATTCTATATACTCCGCTGACAGTTTTATCTAGTTCAATGATTTGACTTTGTAAATCATCTACACCTTTAACCCTAATTTTTTCGGCTGCGATAGCTTGAGATTTTATCAATTCAATTGATTGGGAAGAGCCCTTTTTAAATGTAGATAGTTCGTTTTCTATTTTTTCAAGCTCAGCTTGGAAAGCTTTTAGATTAGCGGTTAATTTTATAAGGTTTTCCTCAAGGGAGGTAGCTTTGCTTCCTGTTCCTTGAGTTCTCGAGTCTAGTTGATCAAGTCGCCTACCTTGCGAGGAAACCATATTCTTACTATCTTCAAGGGCATTGCTTAGATCATCTCTTAATTTGAAGTGCGCCGCCTTTTGATCTTCGATTTCTTTGATTAAATTCTCTATTAATTTAGAGTGCTCGTCCTTCAGACCTTCAAATTTTTTGTCTAGATCAGCGTTAAATTTCTTTTGCATAGTCATATTTGTATGGCGGGCATACGCAATAAAAAGTAGAAAAAAAATAAATGCGGAAATAGCTAGGTACTGAACTTCTGGTTCCAACTGACCAACCCGCCCAGAAATTCGATTCATGTTCGCCGTCATCGAATTTATATGATTAAACATACCGCTTGTCATCTGTTGCTGCTGCCAAGAGGTCTGCTCTAACTCCCTGATAAATTGAGGGGAGGAATCGCGGCCCTCCGCTCCGACGGGTTTATAAATCTGCAATACTTGGTCTAGGGAAAGATTGCACAGGTCTGCTGTTTTTCCACCTTGGGCTTTTTTTTCCGTATCTCCCAAATTAGGGAACCAGTCAGAGACTATGGATGCTAAGGATGATGGAATTTGCATTATTTTCTCCGAGAAGGATAGTAATTAAACTCTCAAGCTAGACAAGGGCAAATGGATGGTGATGAAGGCTTAGTTTAGATATTGGACAATCTGACCTTTGCCTATCACGGATTTTAGCAGATTATCAATCTTTTTCACCAGATGGTGCGTTTTGCACAAAATATTATTTTTGTTTTGTAGGGCTGTTCAAATTATTGAACAATAAATGAATTCTCAGTCATTTAGTTAAGCAAGATGATTCAAAAAAAAGACATTTTATTTTCAAATTTATTTTTTGCGATGTCTAAAAGGTAAGGGTGCATATTATTGAAAATAATAATTTCAATAATAATTGAGTGAACTCCAAAAAGAAAGTAGTGGTAATGCGTTAATTTATAAAATAATATAGTTAGTTAGATTAAGGGAATAAACTAGAGAGTCAAGTTGGGTCAGTAGAGGCCGGCTTCAGAGTTGGTAAACGAGGAAGAGTAAAGTATGCCAGGATCACAGAATGCTAAGGATGTGAATACTTTTCAGATTGCGTCAGTGGGCACTTTGGCTGATCGCGTGACGGAGGTACTCGCGTACAAGATAAAAAACCAAGAATTACCTCCTGATTTTCGACTGACGGAACATATTATGGCTAAACGCTTTGGCGTAAGCCGCACAGTGATCCGAGAGGCAATCTCGCGCTTGAAATCGGATGGTTTAGTTGAATCGCGTCAGGGTTTAGGTACGGTGGTTTTACGGCCAGGCGCCGCCACTGCATTTAGGATTGATGTCGGCACTACGGATTCTTTGCCGGCCGCATTGCAGGTGATGGAGTTGCGGCGCGGCATCGAGGGGGAGGCGGCTGCGCTGGCGGCGCAACGGCGTACACCTGAGCAATTGGTTAGCATTAAACAGGCTCTAGTGGAAATTGATGAGGCAGTGGAGAAGGACGATGATGGCGCCGATGAAGATTTTGGGCTGCATAAAATAATTGCTCTAACGACGGGTAATCCGCTTTATGTATCACTATTAGATTTTCTGGGCCATTTTATGCACACCTCCATTAAAGTGACTCGCGCAAATAAGGCCCGGCACATGGATCTTTCGATACAAGCCGAACATCAAGCGATTATTGAAGCGATTGCGCAGGCTGACCCAGATGCTGCACGGCGGGCGGCTGTGACGCATATTGATAATGCTGCCGCGAGGCTTCGTCTGGCAAATCCAGATAAGCGCGATAGTCAGTAATGTGCATTAGCCAGCGGATGATGAAACCAGGCTCGCTAGAATTTTAGTTTTTATGCCGCATGTCGATGATTGTCAGCTAACAGTTCTATGGCGAGCTTGATAAATGCTCGTGTCTTAGCAGGTAAATGGCGCTGGCTTGAATAGACCAGCGAAATTTGCTCGTTTGCTTCCGGCACGCTGTATTCGGGCAGAATTCTTTTCAGCTTACCTTGTGTTAAATCCTCATCCACCATGGTCTTCGGTAGGATTGCAATGCCAATACCTGCGAGCGCGGCTTCACGCAATTTCGCTAAGTCATTGACTGAGTAAGCCGGTTCAATCGTTAGCTGACGACTGCTTTGCGCGTTGACAAAGGTCCAAGTGGGGCTGGAGGTGCGGTGTGTCGGCCCGACAAAGATATGCTTAGTGAGTGCGTTTAAAGAGTCGGGCGCGCCACCTTGTTGAGCGAGGTAGCTCGGTGCCGCCACAATTGCTGATTCAATCGTCAACAATGGGTGTTGAGTCATGCTGGTGCCGGTGATGGAGCCGGTGGCAACGAGACTGGCGTCAAAGCCATTTTCAATCAGGTCAACCGGCCGATGCCCTAGCGTGAGTTGTAATTTCACCTCTGGATAGTGGGTGCGATACGTGCTGAGTAGCGGCGTTAGATTGTCCAGCGAGAGGGAGGCTGAGGCGAAAAGCTTTAAGGTCCCACATGGCACGCTTGACATTTGCGTTGCATTGGCTTCAATAGCTTCAATTTGCTTGAGGATATGACGGCATCCATCTGCATAAGCGCGTCCAGCTTCCGTTAAGCACAGGCAGCGAGTTGTGCGTTGCAGCAGTTGAGTATTCAAATGCGCTTCAAGCAACGCGACGTAACGCGTGATGACTGCATTAGACAATTTAAGGTTGGTCGCCGCTCCCCCGAAGCTGCCGCTTTCGGCAACTTGCAGGAAGACACGCATGGCTTGCAGTTGGTTCATACTTAAAGGTAGGTGAGTCGTGGTGTACAAACAGAAGTTTAATGCAAGATTGTTTTGTAGTGTACATAATGCCGCGTTTCATCCTCCACTCATATAAGAATGATCTTAAAAACACTAAAATGATGAGAAAGAATAAGTTATTCATCTTTCTTATAGGAGCATTAGCTTTTTATATTTTTTCGCGAAAATTTTTGGCTTGATGCTCGATCATTTGCGCCACGGCGGTTTGCAGTGGTGAAGGGGCAATTTTTTGGCGTAAGGCTTGTAGACAGGTAAAGCCAGCCCTTGATAGATGGGCTTTTTTAGCGACGGATGTGGGTTTTGCATGCTGGAGTTGCACCCGGATTTTAATCGCATGCACAAGCCAGCCGCGTTGTTGCAGCGCTTGCAGCAAACACGGTTCTAGATGACGTAGGCGTGCCGCGAGCGCGTTATGCGCGGTAAGCAGGGTGAGCAAGCCATTTTTGATCGGGCCGGGGGATACATTCGGCGCCAGATAATCTGGTAATGCAGCCGCCAAATCACGCTCCAGGGCGGCAATTTGTTCGACGCCGGTACGTAGTTGGGCGAACGCTTCATTGCGCTCAAGCAATGAAACGAGAGACGGCGTGCTGCGCGTGGGGAACGATTTTGTTAAGTATGCGGGGTTCATATGCTGCCCTGATCTTACCTTGGATTTATTTGTACAGGCTGCTTAACTCTAAATTGTAGGTTGCCGCTATGTTTTGCCTATATTGCAGCACAGAGTAGCATGATAAACTCTATTTTTTTTAAACTCTTAAATTTCATAGTGTTTAAACCCTTAACTTTCATAGCGTTAGCAGTTATAACCTTATAAGCGATGATTGCCGGACTTCTCAAAAAGATTTTTGGCAGCCGTAATCAACGGTTGCTTAAGCAGTACCAGAAAACTGTCGTTGCGATCAATGCGCTTGAGGCGCAGTTCGAAGAACTGACTGACGAAAAATTGCAAGCATGCACAGCACTATTTAGGCAGCGAGTCACTGCTGGCGAGTCGCTTGATCAACTCTTGCCTGAAGCGTTTGCGGTGTGCCGCGAAGCAAGCCGGCGAGTGCTAAAAATGCGCCACTTCGATATGCAGCTTATCGGGGGTATGGCATTGCATCATGGCAAAATCGCCGAGATGCGCACAGGCGAAGGTAAAACGCTGGTGGCGACGCTTGCGGCCTACCTCAATGCCTTATCTGGTCGTGGCGTTCATGTGGTGACGGTCAATGACTATCTGGCGCAGCGTGATGCTGAGTGGATGGGCCGCCTGTACCGTTTTCTGGGCTTGTCAGTTGGCATCAATCTATCGCAGATGGAGCCTGAGGCCAAGCGGCAAGCGTATGCCGCCGATATTACTTATGGCACGAATAACGAATTCGGTTTCGATTATTTGCGCGATAACATGGTATATGAAGTGGATGCGCGTGTGCAACGCGAGCTTAACTTCGCGATTGTCGATGAAGTCGATTCAATTCTGATTGATGAAGCGCGTACGCCATTGATTATCTCCGGCCAAGCAGAAGATCATACGGAGTTGTACGTACGGATGAATGCGCTGCCGCCGCTGCTTGAGCTCCAACTTGGTGAAGAAAAGGCGGACGGGACAGGGGTTGACGTGCCGGGTGATTACACCCTGGATGAAAAAGCGCGCCAAGTCTTTTTGACGGAGCGCGGCCATGAAAAAGCGGAAGCCTTATTAGCGCAATGGGGTTTGATCGGCACGGGCGAAAGCTTATACGCACCACAAAACATTACATTGATGCACCATGTGTATGCAGCGCTACGCGCGCATACGCTGTTTTATCGCGATCAGCATTACGTCGTGCAAAATGGTGAAGTCATCATTGTTGATGAATTTACTGGCCGTTTAATGGCCGGGCGTCGTTGGTCGGACGGCTTGCATCAAGCGGTTGAGGCAAAAGAAGGTGCGCACATTCAGCACGAAAATCAAACGCTTGCATCGATCACCTTTCAGAATTATTTTCGGATGTATCTCACGCTGGCTGGCATGACCGGAACGGCAGATACTGAAGCACACGAGTTTCAGCAAATCTATGGGCTGGAAACTGTAGTGATTCCGACTAACCGGCTGAGTCAGCGGATTGACCATCAGGATCAAATTTATAAGAGTGCGCGTGAACGCTATGATGCGGTGATTACCGATATCCGCGCATGCTATGAACGGGGACAACCGGTGTTGGTGGGCACCACATCAATTGAAAATTCAGAGTTGCTATCGTCGTTGTTAACGGATGTGCAGTTGCCACACCAGGTCCTCAATGCTAAGCAGCATGAGCGCGAAGCGGAAATTATCGCGCAAGCAGGTCGTCCCAAAATGGTGACGATTGCAACCAATATGGCGGGCCGGGGTACAGATATTGTATTAGGCGGCAATGTTGAGAGGCAGGCAAGCTTCATTGAAGCCAATGAAACCTTGACTGCCGATGAAAAAGCGCGCCGGGTTCAGCACCTGCATGATGAATGGCAGGCTCTGCATGATGCCGTCAAAGCGGCGGGCGGTCTGCATATTATTGGCACTGAGCGGCATGAATCGCGCCGGATCGATAATCAATTACGCGGTCGGGCAGGAAGGCAGGGCGACCCTGGCTCTTCGCGCTTTTATCTTTCACTGGAAGACCCGTTGTTGCGGATCTTCGCCGGTGACCGTGTCCGCGCGATTATGGAACGTCTCAAAATGCCTGATGGCGAGGCTATTGAAGCGGGCATTGTCACGCGCTCAATCGAGTCGGCGCAGCGCCGGGTCGAAGCGCGTAACTTTGATGTTCGCAAGCAATTACTGGAATACGATGATGTTTCCAATGACCAGCGTCGTGTGATTTACCAGCAGCGCAATGAATTGCTCGAAGCGGCGGATATTTCAGAGACGATCGTTGCCATGAGCGAGAGTGTGTTTGCCGAGCTGGCTCATACTTTCGTGCCACCAGGCAGTATCGAAGAGCAGTGGGATTTGGCGGGCCTGGCTCAGGTCTTGCGCGATGATTGGCAACTTGAGCTTAACCTTGAGCAGGCCGAGATAGATGTAGCTGATGATGCAGACATTGTGCACTATGTGTTGACAGCTGTGACCCAATCCTATCAAAACAAGGTCGAGCAGATTGGGCGTGAAGCGTTTAGCGGATTTGAGCGTTCAATTATGTTGCAAACACTTGATGCGCGCTGGCGCGAGCATTTGGCGGCGCTAGACCATTTGCGGCAAGGTATTCATCTGCGCGGTTATGCGCAGAAAAACCCCAAACAAGAATATAAGCGTGAAGCTTTTGACCTTTTCGCGCAACTACTTGATTCAATCAAACTCGAGGTGATACGCATTGTCATGAATGTGCGTATTCAGTCGATCGAGCAAATTGAACAGGCAGCCGAGCAGCTTGAGGAAAAAGCGGCTCATCACGAAGATATGCACTTTCAGCATGCTGAATTTACTGGAGCCGCCATCAATCAGCCGATCTCTGAGCTGGATCAGAATGGACGGGGTAAGTCCGGTTTTCATGACCCAAATGCATTACGTGAAATAGCACCTAAAGTCGGCCGTAATAGCCCGTGCCCTTGTGGTAGCGGTAAAAAGTATAAGCAATGTCACGGTAAATTGGCGTGACGCGTGCTTTGTAAAAATGAATGGTCGCGGGCGACATCCTGATAAATTGGGGTTCGCTAATGTTTTCTAACCCATGGACTTTGATTTCTGAATGGCTGTCAATTTTCCTTTGATTGATCCTGCGCAGCTCTATCCTGTTGCAGGGGTTACGCTTGGCTGGGCTAAAGCGAATATTCGCAAACCGAATCGTAAGGATTTGCTGGTGGTGGCGCTGGATGAAGGTACTACGGTATCGGCTGTGTTTACGACGAATCGTTTCTGTGCTGCCCCAGTCATTGTAAGCCGTGAGCATTTGGCCTCTGCGCGTAGTGGTGGGGCCGGTATTCGTGCACTCGTTGTTAATACGGGCAACGCTAATGCCGGCACTGGCGAGTTGGGGCTTGCCCATGCTCATAAGACGTGTGCTGTGCTGGCGCAGCTTGCCGGGATGACTGCGCAGCAAGTGTTGCCATTCTCAACCGGCGTGATTCTTGAGTCGCTGCCGATCGACCGCCTGTGTGCCGCGCTACCCGCAGCATGGGCGGCGCGCGCACCCGCGCAGTGGAGTGACGCTGCCGAAGCGATTATGACGACCGATACCCGCGCAAAAGCTGCCTCGCGGCGTATCACCATCGGTACACAACAAATCACACTCACTGGCATCAGCAAAGGGGCTGGCATGATTCGGCCCAATATGGCGACCATGCTCAGTTTTATTGCAACCGATGCCGGCCTCAGTCAGCCAGTGCTTGATGCACTTACCAAGCACGCTGCGGATCGCTCATTTAATTGCATTACGGTCGATGGTGACACGTCGACCAATGATTCATTTGTCATCATCGCCACCGGCCAAGCCGATCTGCCGTTGGTGACTTCGATTGAAGATCCGATCTATGCCGTGTTACGCGATGCGATTACCGAATTAGCTCAGACGCTAGCCCAATTGATTGTGCGTGACGCCGAAGGCGCTACAAAATTCATCACCATTCAGGTTGAAGGGGGGGCAACTGCTGCTGAATGCCGCCAGGTTGCCTATGCGATTGGTCATTCGCCACTGGTTAAAACGGCTTTTTTTGCCTCTGATCCAAACCTTGGCCGCATCTTATGCGCGATTGGCTACGCTGGCATTGAGAACCTTGAGGTCGACAAAATTGATTTGTATCTCGATGATGTATGGGTCGTAAAAGAAGGTGAGCGTCATCCCGATTATCTTGAGGAAGAGGGGCAGCGTGTGATGCAGCAGCCGGAAATTATGGTGCGCGTTGGGTTGGCGCGTGGTGATGCAAAGGCCGCGATTTGGACGAGCGATTTGTCGCATGAATATGTGAGCATTAATGCCGATTACCGCTCTTAGAGAATAGTTATTTTTTTATGGATAAGCTTGAGCAATTCCTAAATCGTGCCGAAGGGCTGCTTGGCCGGCTGGAGGCACTGCTGCCACCTCCGATTGGCGTGATTGATTGGCCGGCCGCTATAGCGTTTCGCTGGCGTACGCGCCAAGGCCGAGGTTTTTTGCAGCCGGTGGCGCAGGTGTCATCGATCACGCTGGAAGATTTACAAAACGTTGACCGGCAAAAGCAGTTAATTGAAGCCAATACGCGCCAGTTTGTACAAAAATTGCCCGCCAATAATGTATTGCTGACGGGGGCGCGGGGTACCGGTAAATCCTCCTTAATCAAAGCATGTTTAAATCATTTTGCAGCAGACGGTTTACGGCTGATTGAAGTCGACAAAGATGATTTGCATGAACTGGGCGATATTATTGAGCTGATTGCGCAACGTCCTGAACGCTTTATTGTGTTTTGCGATGATTTATCTTTTGAAGAGGGCGAGCCAGGCTATAAAGCCCTGAAAGTAGCACTCGATGGCTCGATTGCTGCGCAATCAGACAATGTATTAATCTATGCCACGTCAAACCGCCGCCATCTTTTGCCGGAATATATGAGCGACAATGAAAGCTACCGCCATACCAGCGAGGGAGAAATTCATCCAGGCGAGGCGGTGGAAGAAAAGATTTCGCTTTCTGAGCGTTTTGGCTTATGGATTAGCTTTTATCCATTCAAGCAAGATGACTATCTTGGCATTATCCACCACTGGCTTAAACATTTTGGGTGCAGCGATACGGATTGCGAGCGAGCACGTGGCGAAGCTCTTGCCTGGGCGCTTGAGCGTGGCTCGCGCTCTGGGCGCGTAGCATGGCAGTTTGCACGTGATTGGTCAGGCCGACAACAACAAATGAACGCCTCAGCGCGCAGTATTTTATGATGCCGCAACAGCAGGCAGAATATATGCCGGATGGTCGGCTTGTCACGCAGGTGGCGGTTGGGATACTAGTGCGCAACGATGGACGTTTTTTGCTCGCGCAGCGCCCTTCTGGTAAACCCTATGAAGGCTATTGGGAGTTTCCTGGCGGCAAGCTGGAGGCCGGTGAATCAGTCGAAGCCGCATTAACGCGTGAGTTACACGAGGAGCTTGGGATTCAAGTAGAGGCGTGCCAGCGTTGGCGAGTGCTTGAGCATGATTATCCCCATGCTTACGTGCGGCTTTTCTTCTGCAAAGTAACTGAATGGCAGGGCGAGCCAACTGGGCGAGAAGGGCAAGCGCTTGCTTGGCAGCAGACACCGGTTGAAGTGGCTCCTGTGCTCCCTGCGACGATTCCGGTGCTTGACTGGCTTGAGGCCGATGCTACATCCAGCTTATGACAGGCTGACTCAGTTAAAGCAATGACCGCATAGATTTAATCTAAGTCGTCGTTTGAGTCAGCTGTAGCGGGCGCTTCCTGCGTGCCGCCAATCACATACTTCTCGGCGGCCCAGGTGCCAAGATCGGTTTTTTTGCAGCGCTCTGAGCAGAATGGCCGATAACGATTCTCTGGCTTCCATTCAACTTTGATGCTGCAGATAGGGCAGTTAACGAGAGTGTTCATAGATAAGAGTGTATCTGAAATCTGGGGTGTGACGCTAGCCTGAGTATTCAGGTTATGCACCGGTCTCATTTCGACTTTTTATGCCGTTCTCAAGCCCGTTATAAATTACACAAAGCGAGCTGAAAGGGCACATCCGTATCAACCGGCTGTGGACGCATATCGCCGTCTTGCGTGGTAAAGCGTACCCATAGCATGTATTTATTGGCGCTGGCCTCAGGAATGACGCCCAGCTCAGCGGGTACGCGTATTTGCATCAATTGGCAGGTGCGGCCAGATAGCATTTGCTGGTAGCGACCTTGGGTGGCGATGACTTTGGTGACTTGGCTGGATTCACGGGCGAATTTTAAGACAATCGCCATGGCATCGCGTAGCGGCAATAACGGTATGGCCCACTGTGCAATATCATGCCGACGGTATTCGAGCGGCCCCTGTTGCCATGCATAATAAGAAGGTAAATCAAAGCGGCAAGTGCCACCTGGGATGCTTGAGCGGCTGCGGATACTGCTGAGCCATTCATTATCCGCCAGATGTTGGCCCGCCTTACCGTGCATTTGGTTTAGCTGAGCAAGTGTCTGCGTAATTTCTACTAGCACGGTCTCTAACGTCGTTTGGTCAATTCCTGGATTATCTCGATATGAAATAAGGGTTTGGCGCTGACGCTCGAGTTCCTTGCTGAGATCAGATTTGAGATCAGCTCGGCCTGCTACGTCTGCAATTTCAAACAGCGTCATCAGTGCGATATGGTGTTCCTTTGCATCTTCTCGAGACAAAAAGAACGTAAACCGGTTAAAAAGATCTTCAAACCGCAACAGTGTTCGGATGCGCTCGTTGAATGGGTACTCGTAGAGGAGGGTCAAGCTTAATGCCTATTAAAAGGAGCAAAGTGGCGAATAATGGTGTCTATTCTAGTCTGCATATTTAAGCGCTGCAATCTTAACCTGAATTTACCTGATATTCATTCGTAGGCAGAAGCTAGATGCGGTCTACCCATTAAGTTTTTAGCTATGAAATAATCCCTTAATCGACATACACGGCCTAAGTTAGCTTGAGATAATATTGATGCAATGCATCAACTTCATTATATAGGAAAGTCAGCGGCGTATCCTCGTCGTTAGAAATCACATCGTCAGCATGCGCTAGGCGGGTTGCTCGGTTTGCTTGGCGCGCGATGATGGCTTGCACCTGCTCGCGCGTTAAACCGTTGCGTTGCATCACGCGCTTAATTTGCGTGGCAGGAGAGCAATCAACCACCAGTATCCGATCGACACGGTCTTGCCAACTGCTGGATTCAATTAATAAAGGTACGACAAACATCAAATATTGACCGCTTGCGGCGTGCGCCGCGGATTCGCATTCAAGGCGGATGAGTGGGTGCAGGATAGCTTCTAGGCGCAATTTGGCTTGTTCATCATTAAAGATGGTGGCGCGCATCTTTATGCGCTCAAGCGAGCCGTCTGGGGCGATGAAGGTTTGGCCGAAATGTTCAGCAATCAGCGGCATGGCCGCTCCGCCAGTTGCGGTTAGTGTATGCGCGATATGATCGGTATCGATAACGGCCACGCCGTGCTCGGCGAAGCGATTTGCAACGGCTGTTTTGCCACACCCGATGCCCCCCGTTAAGCCAACTGAAAATAAATTAAATTTTTGCTGATTCATCATCTTTGTTGTTAATTAAATGATAGGCGCTGTTTTAAGAACTGTGATGAGCTGGATCATTTTACTATTGCACGTTATGTGGCAAGAAAATATTACATAATGCACAAACGCTATCCTTTTAAAGTGGCGTTAACCAGCAAAAAATGGTGTGCCACAAAATAGCGTGATCATTCCTGCTGCAACAAGAAATGGGCCAAATGGTAAAGGTTGTCCTTTTTTTAGGTGGCCGCAGGCCATTGCAGTGAGACCAAATAATGCACCTGTAGCAGAGGCCAGGAGCACGATTTGAGGTAGCGCCAGCCAGCCAAGCCAGGCGCCGAGCGCGGCCAGTAATTTGAAGTCGCCATAGCCAATCCCTTCCTTGCCGCGCAGCAAGCGAAACCCCCAATAGACTAGCCACAACGTAAGATAGCCGGCCACCGCGCCAATCACTGCGCTGTGCAGTGACGTAAAACTGGCGTCAAGGTTCACTAAAAGCCCGGCCCAAATCAGGGGGAGGGTGAGCGTGTCAGGCAGCAAGTGAGTGTCCATATCAATGAAGGCAAGCGCCAATAAGGTCGTGGCCAGCCCGAAGGCGGCGAGGGCTGGCCAGCTTGCGCCAAAGTGCCACAGCGCGCCTGCTGCTAAGCCGGCGCTGAATAGCTCAAGGGCTGGATAACGTAGGCTAATTGGAATGTGGCATGCAGAGCAGCGGCCGCGGCACAGAAGATAGCCCAATAGAGGCAGGTTCTCAGTTAGAGTGAGAGTATGTTGGCATGATGGGCAATGAGAGCGCGGCAGGCAAAGGTTATAGGCGTGCTTGTCCCCAAGGCTTTTACCTGCCATCGGGGGGGGCGTGATGGCCTGGTCTATCATTTCGTTTGAAACGGCCGTGTGCGTCGTAGCGGCTGCTGCTTTGGCAGTGATGTTTGCATGAGCCGCAAAACTATGCCATTCGGCTTGCCATAGCCTATGCAGCATAATTGGCACTCGATGGACGACAACACTTAGAAAGCTGCCGATAATCAGGCCAAATAGCACGGTGCAGATATATTGAAAGCTGACGGGCAAAGCAGCGAAACTAGCCGCCCAGCCATTAAAGATGGCGGCAATCGGCTGAATTAGGATAGGGGCGGGCAAGGACATTTGGAAAAAGCGGCACAGAATATGAATAAATGAGTATCTATGCTACACCATCACTAGATGACATTGCCGAGTTCAATGATGGGTAGATACATTGCGACCACAAGGCCGCCAACCAATAGGCCAAGCACGATGATCATCAGGGGTTCGGCGCTATTGGCTAAAGTGGCGATGCGCATATCCACTTGCTGCTCGTTAAGGGTGGCGAGGTCGTTAAGCATCGTGTCAAGAGAACCAGATTCTTCAGCAATCGCAATCGGTTGCAAGACGGTTGGCGGAAAGCAGCCAGTAGCGCGCATGGCATTGGCCAGACGCTCGCCGCGCCGCACACGGTGCGAAATATTAAGCGTGGCCTGATCGAATACTGCATTGTTGGTGATCTTCGCCATAATATTAAATGCATCGGCCAGCGGCGTTCCGGTTTTTAATAGAGTTCCGAGGGCGCGGCTCCACCGCGTGATGGCGAGCTGCTGCAGCAGGGGGCCAATGATCGGTGGCATTAATATAAAGTGGTCATAGGCGGTGCGCAGCGTCGTTGAGCGGCGCAAACCGATCCCAGCTAGCAGGGTTCCTGCGCTGATCAATAGGGTGATAGGCACAATGCAGTGTGCCATGGCTGACGAAAGAGATAATACAACCCGGGTTGGGACCGGAAGCGGTGTACCAAAACCATCGAAGATTTGCTTGAAAGTCGGCACCACCCAGAGCATTAATGCGGTTGTAATCAGTAGAGATACGATCAATACGCCTGCTGGGTAACTGAGTGCCGCCCGCAATTTTGCTCGTTGCGCCGCGGCGCGCTCGCGTTGATCGGCAAGTTGCGCCAGCAAAGGCGCGAGTGCGCCCGAGGCTTCGCCAACCGCCACCAACTGGCAGTACATCGCGCCAAATTGCGGATAGTGTGCCAGCGCTGCTGAAAAATGTTGGCCTTGTGCAATCGCGCGCGCGAGTGCATGAATTACTCTAACTAAGGTTGGCCGCGTATTGCTGCTGACCATAACGTCTAAGGCAGCTACCAGCGGCAGGCCGGCGTGTAAGAGGCCGGCGAGTTGGCGTGAGAAGGTGGTGATATCCGCCGCGCGCAGCACCGCAGGCTTGGCGGGTCCTTGGTTAATGATTTTAAAAGCGGTAATGCGTTGTTGCTTGAGCACCGCGCGTGCCGCGCCAATTCCAGTGGCGATTAAGACGCCATTCTTAGTGCCGCC
Encoded here:
- a CDS encoding FadR/GntR family transcriptional regulator; the encoded protein is MPGSQNAKDVNTFQIASVGTLADRVTEVLAYKIKNQELPPDFRLTEHIMAKRFGVSRTVIREAISRLKSDGLVESRQGLGTVVLRPGAATAFRIDVGTTDSLPAALQVMELRRGIEGEAAALAAQRRTPEQLVSIKQALVEIDEAVEKDDDGADEDFGLHKIIALTTGNPLYVSLLDFLGHFMHTSIKVTRANKARHMDLSIQAEHQAIIEAIAQADPDAARRAAVTHIDNAAARLRLANPDKRDSQ
- a CDS encoding LysR family transcriptional regulator → MNQLQAMRVFLQVAESGSFGGAATNLKLSNAVITRYVALLEAHLNTQLLQRTTRCLCLTEAGRAYADGCRHILKQIEAIEANATQMSSVPCGTLKLFASASLSLDNLTPLLSTYRTHYPEVKLQLTLGHRPVDLIENGFDASLVATGSITGTSMTQHPLLTIESAIVAAPSYLAQQGGAPDSLNALTKHIFVGPTHRTSSPTWTFVNAQSSRQLTIEPAYSVNDLAKLREAALAGIGIAILPKTMVDEDLTQGKLKRILPEYSVPEANEQISLVYSSQRHLPAKTRAFIKLAIELLADNHRHAA
- a CDS encoding DciA family protein, whose product is MNPAYLTKSFPTRSTPSLVSLLERNEAFAQLRTGVEQIAALERDLAAALPDYLAPNVSPGPIKNGLLTLLTAHNALAARLRHLEPCLLQALQQRGWLVHAIKIRVQLQHAKPTSVAKKAHLSRAGFTCLQALRQKIAPSPLQTAVAQMIEHQAKNFREKI
- the secA gene encoding preprotein translocase subunit SecA; translated protein: MIAGLLKKIFGSRNQRLLKQYQKTVVAINALEAQFEELTDEKLQACTALFRQRVTAGESLDQLLPEAFAVCREASRRVLKMRHFDMQLIGGMALHHGKIAEMRTGEGKTLVATLAAYLNALSGRGVHVVTVNDYLAQRDAEWMGRLYRFLGLSVGINLSQMEPEAKRQAYAADITYGTNNEFGFDYLRDNMVYEVDARVQRELNFAIVDEVDSILIDEARTPLIISGQAEDHTELYVRMNALPPLLELQLGEEKADGTGVDVPGDYTLDEKARQVFLTERGHEKAEALLAQWGLIGTGESLYAPQNITLMHHVYAALRAHTLFYRDQHYVVQNGEVIIVDEFTGRLMAGRRWSDGLHQAVEAKEGAHIQHENQTLASITFQNYFRMYLTLAGMTGTADTEAHEFQQIYGLETVVIPTNRLSQRIDHQDQIYKSARERYDAVITDIRACYERGQPVLVGTTSIENSELLSSLLTDVQLPHQVLNAKQHEREAEIIAQAGRPKMVTIATNMAGRGTDIVLGGNVERQASFIEANETLTADEKARRVQHLHDEWQALHDAVKAAGGLHIIGTERHESRRIDNQLRGRAGRQGDPGSSRFYLSLEDPLLRIFAGDRVRAIMERLKMPDGEAIEAGIVTRSIESAQRRVEARNFDVRKQLLEYDDVSNDQRRVIYQQRNELLEAADISETIVAMSESVFAELAHTFVPPGSIEEQWDLAGLAQVLRDDWQLELNLEQAEIDVADDADIVHYVLTAVTQSYQNKVEQIGREAFSGFERSIMLQTLDARWREHLAALDHLRQGIHLRGYAQKNPKQEYKREAFDLFAQLLDSIKLEVIRIVMNVRIQSIEQIEQAAEQLEEKAAHHEDMHFQHAEFTGAAINQPISELDQNGRGKSGFHDPNALREIAPKVGRNSPCPCGSGKKYKQCHGKLA
- the argJ gene encoding bifunctional glutamate N-acetyltransferase/amino-acid acetyltransferase ArgJ, whose protein sequence is MAVNFPLIDPAQLYPVAGVTLGWAKANIRKPNRKDLLVVALDEGTTVSAVFTTNRFCAAPVIVSREHLASARSGGAGIRALVVNTGNANAGTGELGLAHAHKTCAVLAQLAGMTAQQVLPFSTGVILESLPIDRLCAALPAAWAARAPAQWSDAAEAIMTTDTRAKAASRRITIGTQQITLTGISKGAGMIRPNMATMLSFIATDAGLSQPVLDALTKHAADRSFNCITVDGDTSTNDSFVIIATGQADLPLVTSIEDPIYAVLRDAITELAQTLAQLIVRDAEGATKFITIQVEGGATAAECRQVAYAIGHSPLVKTAFFASDPNLGRILCAIGYAGIENLEVDKIDLYLDDVWVVKEGERHPDYLEEEGQRVMQQPEIMVRVGLARGDAKAAIWTSDLSHEYVSINADYRS